A window of the Fibrobacter sp. genome harbors these coding sequences:
- a CDS encoding SdpI family protein, translating into MNNKWKILISLFVIAMTSVAGIILWDKLPAQLPVHFNLNNEPDNFMPKAGAVFGIPAFLMAIQLLCLLDTHIQFKKNGQIRKYLPYIIWLVPAIAIFVMGSIIMFSLDIKFNLTLFVTIFLGVLFVILGNVMPKVTQNMIFGIRIYWTLKNEDNWFHTHRVGGFAFVIGGLLMIFTSLLENIYVTTTLLIATAIVPVAYSWIFALRHK; encoded by the coding sequence ATGAACAACAAATGGAAAATTCTTATTTCCCTGTTCGTCATCGCCATGACATCCGTCGCAGGGATTATCCTGTGGGACAAGCTGCCCGCCCAACTGCCGGTGCATTTCAACCTGAACAACGAACCCGACAATTTTATGCCCAAGGCAGGAGCCGTTTTCGGGATTCCCGCATTCCTGATGGCAATCCAGTTGCTCTGCCTCCTGGACACACACATCCAGTTCAAGAAAAACGGCCAAATCAGGAAGTACCTCCCCTACATTATATGGCTCGTTCCCGCCATCGCCATATTCGTCATGGGAAGCATCATCATGTTCTCCCTGGACATCAAGTTCAACCTTACGCTGTTTGTCACCATTTTCCTGGGAGTCCTGTTTGTGATTCTTGGAAACGTCATGCCCAAGGTCACCCAGAACATGATCTTCGGCATACGCATCTACTGGACGCTCAAGAACGAGGACAACTGGTTCCACACCCACCGCGTTGGCGGATTCGCCTTTGTCATTGGCGGACTGCTGATGATTTTCACAAGCCTTCTGGAAAACATCTACGTCACAACAACTTTGCTGATCGCAACAGCGATCGTCCCCGTCGCATACTCATGGATTTTCGCGCTCAGGCACAAGTAA
- a CDS encoding autorepressor SdpR family transcription factor, translating into MALQDTLQALSDPTRRQILNMLKGGKKTAGEIAEAFEISGPAISRHLTVLKNADLIRDRRDGKFIIYELSTSVLEEIMMWVKDLKETPKGEK; encoded by the coding sequence ATGGCATTACAAGATACCCTTCAGGCCTTGTCGGACCCAACGCGCCGACAGATCCTGAACATGCTCAAGGGCGGCAAGAAGACTGCAGGAGAAATAGCTGAGGCCTTTGAAATTTCGGGCCCGGCCATTTCACGCCACCTGACTGTCCTGAAAAATGCGGACCTGATCCGCGACCGCCGCGATGGAAAATTCATCATCTACGAACTCAGCACATCTGTTCTCGAAGAAATCATGATGTGGGTAAAAGATTTAAAAGAAACACCTAAAGGAGAAAAGTAA
- a CDS encoding inositol monophosphatase, which yields MSAIEKSEFLKVAEDLARRAGEICLELQNNLGDVKYKTAKDVVTIADVTSEKLIVEGLRKAFPTHSIRTEEAGVIEGSDPRYRWIIDPVDGTVNFSRSIPLWGISIALHFEGKPLVACVNLPKLGEMFTAAKGLGAFMNGKPIHVSCESNPTHAIVSNGDFNVGEVAKINAQNSRNFAAEAVAFERVKCFGSAVIEGCFTACGRLDCFVMTMSYPWDIAAIALLVEEAGGKSTHIDGTEMQFVDAEQVIFSNGLLHDTLVKVLN from the coding sequence ATGAGCGCGATTGAAAAAAGTGAATTTTTGAAGGTGGCTGAGGATCTGGCCCGTAGGGCAGGGGAGATCTGCCTGGAACTGCAGAACAACCTGGGCGACGTAAAATACAAGACCGCGAAGGACGTGGTCACCATCGCCGACGTCACCAGCGAAAAGCTTATTGTGGAAGGTCTCCGCAAGGCTTTCCCCACCCATTCCATCCGTACGGAGGAAGCGGGCGTCATCGAAGGCTCTGACCCGCGCTACCGCTGGATCATTGACCCGGTGGACGGTACCGTGAACTTTAGCCGCAGTATTCCGCTGTGGGGCATTTCCATTGCGCTTCATTTCGAGGGCAAGCCGCTTGTGGCCTGCGTGAACCTCCCGAAACTTGGCGAAATGTTTACTGCGGCCAAGGGGCTTGGCGCCTTCATGAACGGCAAACCCATTCACGTGAGCTGCGAAAGCAATCCCACCCATGCGATCGTCAGCAATGGGGACTTCAATGTAGGCGAGGTTGCCAAGATCAACGCCCAGAATTCCCGCAACTTCGCCGCCGAGGCGGTTGCCTTTGAACGCGTGAAGTGTTTCGGCTCTGCGGTGATCGAAGGTTGCTTTACCGCATGCGGCCGCCTGGATTGTTTCGTGATGACCATGAGCTACCCCTGGGACATTGCCGCCATCGCCCTCCTGGTGGAAGAGGCTGGCGGAAAGTCCACCCACATCGACGGCACCGAAATGCAGTTTGTGGATGCGGAACAGGTCATCTTCAGCAACGGCCTGCTCCACGATACCCTGGTGAAGGTCCTGAATTAA
- a CDS encoding glycoside hydrolase family 9 protein: MFIKKSFVAGLALFGLAATNAPAALSDDDFVEAAWMTTRFYGAQRSGEGPNWMADGTTYPTSFLKDEYKGQDVSGGWFDCGDHVMFGQTQGFGAYVLALAYAEFTEGYYDLYTGDYTDYKASGDYSRAGGTPNKVRDLLEELRYEADFWVKAAPSTTSFVAVKGDGDVDHKNWVTPGKMSTMGTSEGGDPRTMQADTDDAYSSGMVAAFMAIMARVEPDAERAAKYLTAAKNAYGYSKTHKSVTTSGGYYQSGWWDGRTGDGTFLGALELYRTTKDETYKTEAQTYFSQLKFESGSYSRLNYANAVPLSVVMGKGVFDWDPTSGNQKNAKDFLDGIYKNQSSADGIFTKETGGGGSFSVRTPSGGAFLYGLYSKFTGTTDYDELIEKNVAYLLGDNANSKSYVAGFDRNGAKAPVAVHHRGYYANEDPSKNPDSDLKPPAKNKYFGAMIAGAFNNQGHNSKVGSWDENEVCVDINAPMVGALGYILSKKAPKTDEEIGSPVQAIAGKVAAPSGALRMVGSNGTYVVSNALRTPFTVEVFDLKGTLVQKLESQGREVSLQPKVKGVLNVRISSGKNQMVKTLNNL, translated from the coding sequence ATGTTTATTAAGAAAAGTTTTGTGGCTGGCCTTGCCCTCTTCGGCCTGGCAGCAACCAATGCCCCGGCAGCCCTCAGTGACGACGACTTCGTGGAAGCCGCATGGATGACCACCCGTTTCTACGGAGCCCAGCGTTCTGGTGAAGGCCCCAACTGGATGGCCGATGGCACCACTTATCCCACAAGTTTCTTGAAGGACGAATACAAGGGCCAGGATGTTTCCGGCGGTTGGTTCGACTGCGGTGACCATGTGATGTTCGGTCAGACCCAGGGCTTTGGCGCCTACGTGCTGGCCTTGGCCTATGCGGAATTTACCGAAGGCTATTACGACCTTTATACCGGCGACTACACCGACTATAAGGCTTCCGGCGACTATTCCCGTGCCGGCGGCACTCCCAACAAGGTCCGCGACCTTCTGGAAGAACTCCGTTACGAAGCTGATTTCTGGGTGAAGGCAGCTCCCAGCACTACCTCCTTCGTTGCCGTGAAGGGCGATGGCGATGTGGACCACAAGAACTGGGTGACTCCGGGTAAGATGAGCACCATGGGTACCTCCGAAGGTGGCGACCCCCGCACCATGCAGGCCGACACCGATGATGCTTACTCTTCTGGTATGGTGGCCGCCTTTATGGCAATCATGGCCCGTGTGGAACCGGATGCAGAACGTGCTGCCAAGTACCTGACCGCAGCAAAGAATGCCTATGGCTATTCCAAGACCCACAAGAGCGTTACGACTTCTGGCGGATACTACCAGAGCGGTTGGTGGGATGGCCGTACCGGCGACGGAACCTTCCTGGGTGCGCTTGAACTTTACCGTACCACCAAGGATGAAACTTACAAGACTGAAGCTCAGACTTATTTCTCCCAGCTGAAGTTTGAATCCGGTAGCTACTCCCGCTTGAACTATGCCAATGCAGTGCCGCTTTCCGTGGTGATGGGCAAGGGCGTCTTCGACTGGGATCCCACATCTGGTAACCAGAAGAATGCTAAGGATTTCCTGGATGGTATCTATAAGAACCAGAGCTCTGCTGACGGTATCTTCACTAAGGAAACAGGTGGCGGCGGCTCCTTCTCTGTGCGTACACCGTCTGGCGGCGCATTCCTTTACGGTCTTTATTCCAAGTTTACCGGCACTACGGACTACGACGAACTGATCGAGAAGAACGTGGCCTACCTGCTGGGCGATAATGCCAACAGCAAGTCCTACGTGGCGGGCTTCGACCGCAACGGTGCAAAGGCTCCTGTCGCTGTTCATCATCGTGGCTACTATGCCAACGAAGATCCTAGCAAGAATCCGGATTCCGATTTGAAGCCGCCTGCAAAGAACAAGTACTTTGGCGCCATGATTGCTGGTGCGTTCAACAATCAGGGACACAATAGTAAGGTTGGCTCCTGGGATGAAAACGAAGTCTGCGTGGACATCAACGCCCCCATGGTTGGTGCGTTGGGCTACATTCTTTCCAAGAAGGCTCCCAAGACCGACGAGGAAATCGGAAGCCCGGTCCAGGCTATTGCGGGTAAGGTCGCTGCACCCTCTGGCGCCCTCCGCATGGTGGGTTCCAACGGCACCTACGTTGTTTCCAACGCCTTGCGTACTCCTTTCACGGTTGAAGTCTTTGACCTGAAGGGAACCTTGGTGCAGAAGCTGGAAAGCCAGGGCCGTGAAGTAAGCCTGCAGCCTAAGGTCAAGGGCGTATTGAACGTTCGCATCAGTTCCGGAAAGAACCAAATGGTCAAAACACTGAACAACTTGTAG